From the Lathyrus oleraceus cultivar Zhongwan6 chromosome 4, CAAS_Psat_ZW6_1.0, whole genome shotgun sequence genome, one window contains:
- the LOC127136272 gene encoding uncharacterized protein LOC127136272 → MCSAILQGMKIPVKKKDRGSVTIPCTIGDRKLKKALIYLGASVSLMSLSIYKKLGLGTVQDTRMTFQFVDRSVRRPYGIMEDVLVKIDKFIFLVHFIILEMPEYKEIPLILGRPFLETGQCMIDIEEGKMTLKVYDEELKIDVETLCNTKMMLTLATP, encoded by the coding sequence ATGTGTAGTGCCATTCTCCAAGGTATGAAAATTCCTGTGAAAAAGAAAGATAGGGGGTCGGTTACTATTccttgcactattggtgatagaaaacTCAAGAAGGCTCTGATTTATTTGGGAGCTAGTGTGAGTTTGATGTCATTGTCCATCTACAAAAAATTGGGCCTTGGCACCGTTCAAGACACTAGGATGACGTTTCAGTTTGTCGATCGCTCAGTTAGGCGACCCTATGGAATCATGGAAGATGTTCTGGTAAAGATAGACAAGTTTATATTTCTTGTTCACTTTATCATTCTTGAGATGCCTGAATATAAGGAGATACCTCTCATATTGGGTAGACCATTTTTAGAGACAGGACAGTGTATGATAGACATAGAGGAAGGAAAAATGACTCTCAAAGTCTATGACGAAGAATTGAAAATTGATGTCGAAACACtatgcaatacaaagatgatgttGACACTAGCCACACCGTAG